From one Streptococcus oralis genomic stretch:
- a CDS encoding cytidine deaminase family protein, with translation MGTWEKMYEEARALYNPHEVSDFVYANHVVAAVEAEDGQIFTGFCMEGTCGVFHLCAERAALFNMYQFSGQTKVKKILAFRDKPPYGEGSGMPCGACREFLLELNAENKEAEFMMNYETRKTIKVAELIPYWWGEERAINWQDK, from the coding sequence ATGGGTACATGGGAAAAGATGTATGAAGAAGCACGAGCCTTATACAATCCTCATGAAGTTTCTGACTTTGTTTATGCTAACCATGTTGTTGCTGCAGTAGAAGCAGAAGATGGTCAGATCTTCACAGGATTTTGTATGGAGGGCACTTGTGGCGTTTTTCATCTCTGTGCAGAACGAGCTGCTCTCTTCAATATGTATCAATTTTCAGGACAAACTAAAGTTAAGAAAATCCTCGCCTTTCGAGACAAACCTCCCTACGGCGAAGGATCAGGTATGCCCTGTGGCGCTTGCAGAGAATTTCTCTTAGAATTGAATGCTGAAAATAAAGAAGCAGAGTTCATGATGAACTACGAAACAAGAAAAACAATTAAGGTTGCTGAATTGATCCCTTACTGGTGGGGAGAGGAACGCGCGATTAATTGGCAAGATAAATAG